The sequence AAGTTGGAGATCGCTTCGCGCACGAGGATGTCGAGCACCTTGCGCGATTCGCTCGCGATGGTGTCCGGCTCCTCGCCTTCGGACGGACGACCGAGGCGATCGACCTGGTCGTCGAGCGAGGCATCGACGTAGAGCAGCGCGCCGGCGATGTCGAGCAGCGCGCCTTCGTCGGCCGGGCGCGTGCCCGAAACGATGTCGTGCATGGCGTCGCGCTGCTGCAGCACGACGTTGCGCGCCACGCCCAGGCCCATCATGCCCAGCGTGTCGGCGGTGCGGCTCAGCGCTTCCACCTGTGGATGCAGGTCGGCCACGCCGGTCTGCTTCGTGCGCAGGTGCAGGTCCAGCGCGTCCTTCACGCGCAGCAGGTCTTCCTTGATCGCGGCGGCGACGGTGTCGAGCAACGCGCGGTTGCGGCCGCTGAGGCTGCCGCGGGCGTGCGCGAGTTCGGATTCGGTCGGCAGTTGCGCCGCAAGATCGAAGGTGTCGCGCAACGCGTCGAGCGCACCGTGCGCCTGTTCGTTGTGCGCCACGTGGTAGAGCAGCTGGCGCGTGGGTTCGGTCCCCGGATCCACGCGCGACGGCGCGGCCTCGCCTTCGAAGACGTGGCGCGCTTCGCGCTCGATGCCGGAGAAGGCCTGGCGCAGCGCGCGGGTCGGCGGCAGCGCGCCGTCGCGCAGCGCGGTGGCCACCGACGAGGCGACCCACAGCATGCGGCGCGTGGCTTCGTGGTCGGCGCTTTCGAGCAGGCCGTCGATGGCCTTGCCGATGCCGGCGATGTTCGCCGGCGCGCCGTCTTCCGGCCACGTCGACAGTGCATCGCGCAATGCGGTGAGCTGCTGCGCGGCCATGAGCTGGCGACTCTGGCGCGGCAACGGCATCGGCGCCGGCAAGGAGTCGGGCAGCGGGCGGTCGAGGTTCGGGACGAACAGGACGCTTTCGCTCAGGCCCGTTTCACCGCGTGCGGCGCGCAGCTCGTTGAGCAGCGGCAACAGGACGATCGGAATGTCCTTGTGGCCGCCCTGCAGGCGCTCGAGGTAGTCGGGCAGGAGCACCACGCCGCGCATCAGCGCTGCGCAGGCTTCGTCGCGGTCGGCGACGGCGCCGGTGGCGCCCTGCGGAACGACCAGCGCATGCGCCAGGCGTTCCATTTCTTCCGCGACCATCGCCGGGGCGTACAGCTCCACCATGCGCAGCGTGCCGTGCACCTGGTGCAGGAAGCTGGCGCAGGCGCGCATCAGTGTGGTGTCGGCGGGATTTTCGGCGAAGGCCTCGATTTCCCCGCGCGCCTGGCGCAGGGTTTCGTCGATCTCCGGCTTGATCCAGCCGAGCGTGGTGGTGTCGATGGCGTCGCGCAACGCGGTCATGCCCTATTTCCCTGCAGTCGGCGGCTGAGTGCTTTTCAGAATCAGGCCGGCAACTTGAAGTCCGCGACCGAACGACGCAGGTCGGCAGCGAGCTGGGCCAGGTTGCCGATCGATTCGGCCGTCTGGCTCGCGCCCTGCGAGGTCTGCGAGGTGATCTGCTGGATGGTGTTCATCGTGGCGGTGATGTTCGACGCGGCGCTGGACTGCTGCTGCGCCGCGGTCGAGATGCCCTGAATGAGGTTCGACAAGTCGGACGACACCTTTTCGATCTCGCCCAGTGCCGTACCCGCGTCTTCCGCGAGGCGTGCACCGGCGACCACTTCGGAGGTCGTCTGCTCCATCGAGCTCACCGCTTCGTTGGTGTCGGACTGAATCGTCTGCACCAGCGTTTCGATTCGCTTCGTCGCGTTGGACGCGCGTTCGGCGAGTCGCTGCACTTCGTCCGCCACGACCGCGAAGCCGCGGCCCGCTTCACCCGCCGAGGCGGCCTGAATCGCGGCGTTCAGCGCGAGGATGTTCGTCTGCTCCGAGATGTCGTTGATGAGTTCAACGATCGAGCCGATTTCCTGCGAGCTTTCGCCGAGGCGCTTGATTCGCTTCGAGGTTTCCTGGATCTGGTCGCGAATCGAGTCCATGCCCGCGATGGTCTGGCGCACGACGCCGGCGCCCTTGGTCGCGATCTGCACCGAGCGCTGCGCCACGTCCGCCGATTCGGCCGAGTTGCGCGACACCTGGTTGATCGAGGCTGCGATTTCCGTGATCTTGTCGGAGGCCGAGTTGATTTCCTGCGCCTGGTGTTCCGCGGCTTCGGCGAGGTGCATGGCGGTCGCCTGCGTTTCCTGCGCGCTGGAGGCCACCTGCACCGACGTGTCGTTAATCGTGGCCACGAGGCTGCGGAGCTGTTCGACCGCGAAGTTGATCGAGTCCGCGATCGCGCCGGTCATGTCTTCGGTGACCGTCGCCTTCACCGTCAGGTCGCCTTCTGCGAGCGAGCCCATTTCGTCGAGGAGGCGCATGATCGCCTCCTGGTTGCGGTCGTTCAGTTCCTTCGTGGTTTCGAAGCGCTTCTGCTGCGCGCGCCACAAGCTGAAGAGCAGGCCGAGGATCGAGAACACCGCGAGCGCACCGGCCACGAGGCTGACCAGCGGGTGGCCGATCGGGTTGGTGCTCTTGACCGAGCCGAAGGCGGTCAGCGCGTCGAACAGGCCCTGGCTGCTTTCGAGCAGGGCATCCGAACCGCCCGTGATCGACGCGGCCGCGGTCTGCGCGGCGAACAGGTTGTTCGAACCGGCGAGGATCGCGTCCAGGTCCTTGCGCATGTCGGTCCACAGCACGCTGGCCTGGTTCAGCGCGGCGATGGCCGAGCCGTTGCTCAGCTTCTGCACGTTGGCCGAGCCGCCGTCGCGCAGGCCCTTGAGGACGTTTTCGAACACGTCGGTATCGCGCTTGAGGGCGTCGCCGGCCAGGCTCGCGGTCGCGCCACCGGCGCGGATCTGCGTGACGCGCTGGGCCATGGTCGAGGCGAGCACCACCTGGCGCAGGGCGATGTAGACCTGCGAGGAGGGTGCGCCGCCGGCGGACATCGCGCGCACGACTTCGTCGAGCTGCGCCTGCAGCTGCGGGACGCGGGCGGTGAACTTGTCGGCGTGGTCGGCGAATTCGACCACCGTCTTCTCGGCGCCGATCACCTGGTCGGCGTTCTTGCCGAGCGGCGCCCAGGTGGTCACGACCTGTTCGATCGGGGCGGTGACGCCGGCCTTGTCGCCGTAGTTGGCGCGCAGCTTGACGACGTTGCCTTCGATCTCGTCGCGCGTCTTCCTGAAGGCGGCGAAGGCTTCGGGCTTGCCCGACACCGCTTCACGGCCCTGCACCGCGAGCTGCTGCGACTGCACCTGCAGGCTCGCCGCCGAGGCGTTGGCGCCGGCCAGCTGGCTGCTGCGATAGGTCGCAACGCCCGTGTTGCCGGCAAGGACCGCCATCGACAAGACCAGCAAGACGATCCAGGCGGTGGTGCCCAGGCTGCGCCCCTTTTCCATCATCGTGCTCATATCGAAACCTCTGGTTCTTGCGATGCGGCTCAGGCCGCGGCTTGTCGGAATTCGGGGGTGCGCGCCAGCAACGACAGGCTGAAGACGCCCCAGGGGTGGTCGCCGAGCTTGTAGGCGCGGTCGACGAAATACGCGTAGCGGCCTACGGCGATGCCGTCCGTGTCGATCTTCTGCTCGTCGACGAAGGAGCGCTGGCCGTAGAGCTCGTCGATGGTCACCGCGACGTCGCCGCCCGACTGGCGGACGATCAGCACGCGCTGGCCTTCGTGGAGCACGGTGCGCTCGCCTTCGAGGAACTGCTTGAGGTCGACGATCGGCAGCAGGTTGCCGCGGATGTTGGCGACGCCGAGCATCCACGGCTGCGCACCCGGCACCGGCGTGACCGGCGGGAGCGGCAGGATTTCGACGACTTCATCGAAGCCCGAGGCCAGGCGATGCGACCCGATGCGGTAACCGACGCCGCGCCACAGGCCCGGCGAGTCCAGCTGTTCGGGCAGGCCTGCGACGTGCGCGAGGCTGCGGCGCTCGTACTCCGCGATGACCTCGTACGGCGAATGGCGCGTGCGGGACGGAGCGGTCATGACGGACATTCCTTACGCGCCCAGGAGTTCGTTGATCCGCGCAATGAGGCTCGGCTCATGCGGCGGCTTCACGATGTAGTCCTTGGCTCCTTGCCGCAAACCCCAGGCCTTGTCGGTTTCCATGCCCTTCGTGCTCACGATCAGCACGGGGATGGCGCTCGTCGCGGCGTCCTTGGACAGTGCGCGCGTGGCCTGGAACCCGTTCATGCCGGGCAGGATGACGTCCATGAGGACGAGGTCGGGAAGCTCGCGCTTGCAGACGGCGATGCCGTCCTCCGCGCTCGCCGAGGCAAGGACCTGGTGGCCATTGCGTTCCAGCAACTGGGTCAGGACCGCCGTATCGGTCGGCGAATCCTCGATCAACAAAATTCGAGCCATGGTGTCGCCCTACCCCCCGGTCAGGCGTTGACGTGCTTGCGGATCGCGTCGAGCAGTTCTTCGCGTGTGAATGGTTTTGTCAGGTATTGCTCGGAGCCGACGATGCGGCCCCGCGCCTTGTCGAACAGGCCGTCCTTGGAGGACAGCATGATCACGGGCGTGGATTTGAACAGCGCATTGTTCTTGATCAGCGCGCAGGTCTGATATCCGTCGAGCCTCGGCATCATGATGTCGACGAAAATGATCTGCGGCTGGTTGTCGGCGATCTTCGCGAGCGCCTCGAAGCCGTCGGTCGCGGTCACGACCTCCGCGCCCTCGCGCTTGAGCAAGGTCTCGGCGGTGCGCCGGATCGTCTTCGAGTCGTCGATGACCATCACCCTCAGGCCACCGAGGCTGGCGGTCGCGCCCTCTTCCTGCATCACGGGATCCCCTTCGAATCGCACGTCGCTCCTACTCCCCTGGCGCCGCTGCGGACGTTCTATATCCCAGTACGGACGAGGGCTGTCAAGCAAAAATTCAGCCACTTTCCTGATGGATGCATTCACGCGTGCACTTGCGCCGGCCGGCGCGTGCACGCCTGCTAACATCCGGCCCCAATTGCCGGCAGCGGACGCACCCCATGCTCGACATCGTCGTGGTGATGGATCCCATCGGGTCGATCAAGATCGCCAAGGATTCGACGTTCGCGATGTTGCTCGAGGCGCAGCGCCGCGGGTATCGCCTGCTGTACGTCGTGCCCGGCGGCCTGTGGGTCCGCGACGGACGCGCCGGGGCGACGGTCGCGCCGCTTTCTGTGCGCGATGCGTACGGAAACCACTACGAACTGGGAACTGCGTCACAGATTGAGCTGGGTCCGGGGCACGTCGTGCTCATGCGCAAGGACCCGCCGGTCGACACCGATTACCTCAACGACACCCAGGTCCTGGGCCTGGCCCAGCGTGCCGGGGCGATGGTGGTCAACGACCCGCAGGGGCTGCGCGACCTCAACGAGAAGCTGGGGTCGCTCGAATTCCCGCAGTGCTGCCCGCCCTCCCTGGTCTCGCGGGATGCCGCGGCGCTCAAGGCCTTCGTCGCCGAGCACGGGCAGGTCGTGGTCAAACCCCTGGACGGCATGGGCGGCCGGTCGATCTTCCGGCTGCAGGCCGGCGAGGCCAACGTCAACGTGGTCCTGGAAACGATCACCGCGGGTGGCCTGCACCTCGCGGTTGCGCAGCGTTACCTGCCGGAGATCGCGCA comes from Lysobacter sp. KIS68-7 and encodes:
- a CDS encoding response regulator; protein product: MARILLIEDSPTDTAVLTQLLERNGHQVLASASAEDGIAVCKRELPDLVLMDVILPGMNGFQATRALSKDAATSAIPVLIVSTKGMETDKAWGLRQGAKDYIVKPPHEPSLIARINELLGA
- a CDS encoding chemotaxis protein CheW, translated to MTAPSRTRHSPYEVIAEYERRSLAHVAGLPEQLDSPGLWRGVGYRIGSHRLASGFDEVVEILPLPPVTPVPGAQPWMLGVANIRGNLLPIVDLKQFLEGERTVLHEGQRVLIVRQSGGDVAVTIDELYGQRSFVDEQKIDTDGIAVGRYAYFVDRAYKLGDHPWGVFSLSLLARTPEFRQAAA
- the gshB gene encoding glutathione synthase — encoded protein: MLDIVVVMDPIGSIKIAKDSTFAMLLEAQRRGYRLLYVVPGGLWVRDGRAGATVAPLSVRDAYGNHYELGTASQIELGPGHVVLMRKDPPVDTDYLNDTQVLGLAQRAGAMVVNDPQGLRDLNEKLGSLEFPQCCPPSLVSRDAAALKAFVAEHGQVVVKPLDGMGGRSIFRLQAGEANVNVVLETITAGGLHLAVAQRYLPEIAQGDKRILLVDGEPIDYCLARIPQGDEFRGNLAAGGRGEGRPLSERDRWIAAQVGPEMRRRGMVFVGLDVIGDYLTEVNVTSPTCIRELDSQFGLNIAGTLFDAIEARMRVATRA
- the pilG gene encoding twitching motility response regulator PilG — protein: MQEEGATASLGGLRVMVIDDSKTIRRTAETLLKREGAEVVTATDGFEALAKIADNQPQIIFVDIMMPRLDGYQTCALIKNNALFKSTPVIMLSSKDGLFDKARGRIVGSEQYLTKPFTREELLDAIRKHVNA
- a CDS encoding methyl-accepting chemotaxis protein — its product is MSTMMEKGRSLGTTAWIVLLVLSMAVLAGNTGVATYRSSQLAGANASAASLQVQSQQLAVQGREAVSGKPEAFAAFRKTRDEIEGNVVKLRANYGDKAGVTAPIEQVVTTWAPLGKNADQVIGAEKTVVEFADHADKFTARVPQLQAQLDEVVRAMSAGGAPSSQVYIALRQVVLASTMAQRVTQIRAGGATASLAGDALKRDTDVFENVLKGLRDGGSANVQKLSNGSAIAALNQASVLWTDMRKDLDAILAGSNNLFAAQTAAASITGGSDALLESSQGLFDALTAFGSVKSTNPIGHPLVSLVAGALAVFSILGLLFSLWRAQQKRFETTKELNDRNQEAIMRLLDEMGSLAEGDLTVKATVTEDMTGAIADSINFAVEQLRSLVATINDTSVQVASSAQETQATAMHLAEAAEHQAQEINSASDKITEIAASINQVSRNSAESADVAQRSVQIATKGAGVVRQTIAGMDSIRDQIQETSKRIKRLGESSQEIGSIVELINDISEQTNILALNAAIQAASAGEAGRGFAVVADEVQRLAERASNATKRIETLVQTIQSDTNEAVSSMEQTTSEVVAGARLAEDAGTALGEIEKVSSDLSNLIQGISTAAQQQSSAASNITATMNTIQQITSQTSQGASQTAESIGNLAQLAADLRRSVADFKLPA